The nucleotide window CTGGCGGCCTTGAAATCGAGGCTAAGCCGGCCGGAAAGGACGTCAAGAGGATTGAGGCCATGAGCGGTGGCGAGAAGGCCTTAACGGCCCTGGCCTTCATCTTTGCAATCCAAAGGTTCAAGCCTGCCCCCTTCTACCTCTTCGACGAGATAGACGCCCACCTCGATGACGCGAACGTGAAGAGGGTTGCTGACCTCATAAAGGAGTCTTCCAGGGAGAGCCAGTTCATAGTCATAACGCTCCGCGATGTCATGATGGCCAACGCGGACAAGATAATAGGCGTATCTATGAGGGACGGCGTTTCAAGGGTCGTCTCGCTGAGCCTTGAGAAGGCCATGAAGATACTTGAGGAGGCCAAGAAGAGAAATGAGGCAACGATTGGCGGGTGATTTGAATGGAATCCAGGTTCGAGCCCGAGGTAACACCAATTGACATCCTCCTCCAGCTGGTCCAGATGGGCAAGGTGGATCCTTGGAACATAGACATAGTGGACTTGACGGAAAAGTACATTCAAAGGCTCAAAGAGATGCAGGAGCTTGACCTTAGGGTTTCGGCGAGGGCAATCCTAGCGGCGTCGATACTTGTGAGAATGAAGAGCGAGGCCCTGCTGAGGGAGGATGAGGAAGAGAAGGAGCCCGAGGAGGAGCGCATAAGGGTTGAGGTTGACCCCCTCGTTCCGCCTCTCCGAAGGGTTGAGCGTTACTACACGCTGGAGGACCTCATAGAGGCCCTTATGGACGCCCTCGAAGAGGCCGAGAGGAGGAAGCCG belongs to Pyrococcus yayanosii CH1 and includes:
- a CDS encoding segregation and condensation protein A, giving the protein MESRFEPEVTPIDILLQLVQMGKVDPWNIDIVDLTEKYIQRLKEMQELDLRVSARAILAASILVRMKSEALLREDEEEKEPEEERIRVEVDPLVPPLRRVERYYTLEDLIEALMDALEEAERRKPKKKKKVEIEEEIFVVDDFRVDIEKHVNRLYEIVKKLYEETGKPILFWDLVFDPSPKVIARTFLYLLFLANMGKVELVQEEPFGDIYIVPQAQM